Proteins co-encoded in one Anaerolineae bacterium genomic window:
- a CDS encoding transposase, giving the protein MTDLDAKSALRIYRCRMKIEQAFRDLKNKLGMQGRMSKRQSYMGEV; this is encoded by the coding sequence ATGACCGATTTGGATGCAAAGAGCGCTTTGCGTATCTATCGTTGCCGGATGAAAATTGAGCAGGCCTTTCGTGATTTGAAAAACAAGCTGGGCATGCAGGGGCGGATGAGCAAACGCCAATCCTACATGGGGGAGGTGTAG
- a CDS encoding sigma-70 family RNA polymerase sigma factor — translation MGTPSPKPNGNNPYATLGETELIERAARDPQAFGELYERYVDRIYNYIYHRVGNAQDAEDLTARTFQRALQHIGRYEDHGAPFSAWLYRIAHNLVANWYRDTSRRKEVALDELYTSHRRSEDPYHEVIRREEIETVREVVRQLSPDRQMVLILKHSEHLSNAEIAQVLGRTEGAIKSLYHRTLQTLREELEKRGIL, via the coding sequence ATGGGAACACCCTCGCCCAAGCCGAACGGGAACAACCCGTATGCGACCCTGGGCGAAACCGAGCTGATTGAGCGCGCCGCGCGGGACCCACAGGCGTTCGGTGAACTGTACGAACGCTATGTGGACCGTATTTACAACTATATCTATCACCGGGTCGGGAACGCGCAGGATGCGGAAGACCTGACGGCCCGCACGTTCCAGCGAGCGCTACAGCACATCGGGCGGTACGAGGACCACGGGGCGCCCTTCTCCGCCTGGCTGTACCGCATCGCGCATAACCTGGTGGCGAACTGGTACCGGGACACCAGCCGGCGCAAAGAGGTCGCCCTGGACGAGCTGTACACCTCCCACCGCCGCAGTGAGGACCCGTACCACGAGGTCATCCGCCGCGAGGAGATCGAGACGGTGCGCGAGGTGGTGCGTCAGCTCAGCCCGGACCGCCAGATGGTGCTTATCCTGAAGCACTCGGAGCACCTCTCGAACGCCGAGATCGCGCAGGTGCTCGGAAGGACAGAAGGGGCGATCAAGTCCCTGTATCATCGGACCTTGCAAACCCTGCGGGAAGAGCTGGAAAAACGCGGGATTCTGTGA